The following are encoded in a window of Bacillus xiapuensis genomic DNA:
- the putP gene encoding sodium/proline symporter PutP: MSVEIFISLAIYFIGMLAIGLYSYRKTSDLSDYMLGGRGLGPAVTALSAGASDMSGWMLMGLPGAMFATGLSSAWIAIGLTVGAYLNYLLIAPRLRTYTEVANDSITIPDYFENRFSDRTKILRFVSAVVIITFFTLYTSAGLVSGGRLFESAFQMDYKVGLFVTAGVVICYTLFGGFLAVSLTDFVQGCIMFAALVLVPVVAFTELDGISSTLQEVHAIDPSLMDLFKGTSILGIMSFLAWGLGYFGQPHIIVRFMAITSVKQLKTARRIGIGWMVISIVGALATGLVGVAYLSVNNIQIKDPETIFILFSEILFHPLITGFLLSAILAAIMSTISSQLLVTSSALTEDFYKAFLHRQATDKELVMIGRLAVFAVAAVGIILSYTPNDTILSLVGNAWAGFGAAFGPTVLLSLYWKRMTKWGALAGMISGAVTVMIWISTPSLKSLMYEMIPGFLISFMAVVIVSLLTNHPHKNVQRSFDQMEAQLAEQLK, translated from the coding sequence GTGAGTGTAGAAATCTTCATATCTTTAGCTATTTATTTCATCGGAATGCTGGCGATCGGTCTGTATTCTTATAGAAAAACGTCCGATTTATCCGATTACATGCTGGGCGGGCGCGGTCTTGGCCCTGCTGTTACTGCATTATCAGCCGGCGCTTCCGATATGAGTGGCTGGATGCTGATGGGGCTGCCCGGAGCCATGTTTGCAACTGGTTTGTCCAGCGCTTGGATTGCCATTGGTTTAACGGTCGGTGCCTATTTGAATTATCTCTTAATCGCCCCTCGTTTGCGCACATATACAGAGGTTGCAAACGATTCGATTACTATCCCCGATTATTTTGAAAACCGCTTTTCTGACCGAACCAAAATACTGCGCTTCGTTTCTGCAGTAGTTATCATCACTTTCTTCACACTTTACACATCGGCAGGGTTAGTTTCCGGCGGGCGGCTATTCGAGTCAGCCTTTCAAATGGATTATAAGGTGGGGCTATTCGTAACAGCTGGAGTCGTTATTTGTTATACGCTATTTGGCGGATTTCTGGCCGTCAGTTTAACCGATTTCGTTCAAGGCTGTATTATGTTTGCTGCATTAGTGCTTGTTCCTGTAGTCGCGTTTACCGAATTAGACGGCATTTCTTCTACTCTGCAAGAAGTTCACGCGATTGATCCAAGCTTGATGGATTTATTCAAAGGCACTTCCATTTTAGGAATTATGTCCTTCCTTGCATGGGGATTAGGCTACTTCGGCCAGCCGCATATTATCGTGCGATTTATGGCGATTACCTCTGTGAAGCAACTAAAAACCGCCAGAAGAATTGGCATCGGCTGGATGGTAATTTCTATCGTTGGCGCCTTAGCAACCGGTTTAGTTGGCGTGGCTTACCTATCAGTGAATAACATCCAAATTAAAGACCCTGAAACAATCTTCATTCTCTTCTCAGAGATCTTGTTTCATCCGCTCATTACCGGCTTTTTATTATCGGCCATTTTAGCGGCGATTATGAGTACGATTTCTTCTCAGTTGCTTGTCACGTCCAGTGCGTTGACGGAAGACTTTTATAAAGCCTTTCTCCACCGGCAAGCCACAGACAAGGAATTGGTTATGATCGGAAGACTTGCTGTATTTGCAGTAGCGGCAGTCGGTATCATCCTGTCGTACACGCCGAATGACACCATTCTTTCGCTCGTCGGGAATGCTTGGGCCGGATTTGGCGCCGCTTTTGGGCCAACTGTTCTATTGAGCCTTTATTGGAAACGAATGACTAAGTGGGGAGCGCTTGCAGGAATGATATCCGGAGCGGTAACGGTTATGATCTGGATTAGTACACCATCCTTGAAATCTTTAATGTATGAAATGATTCCTGGCTTTCTCATTAGTTTCATGGCCGTCGTGATCGTGAGTCTATTAACAAATCATCCTCACAAAAACGTGCAGCGATCCTTTGATCAGATGGAAGCCCAGCTGGCGGAACAATTGAAATAA
- the gatC gene encoding Asp-tRNA(Asn)/Glu-tRNA(Gln) amidotransferase subunit GatC produces MTRITEEQVKHVANLARLAVTEEEVEKFTSHLDAIISFAEQLNELDTTNVEPTSHVLNMKNIMREDKAQPGLPQEEVLKNAPDHEGGQIRVPSIIE; encoded by the coding sequence TTGACACGTATTACAGAAGAACAAGTGAAACATGTAGCGAATTTAGCGCGTCTTGCTGTGACTGAAGAAGAAGTAGAGAAATTCACTTCTCATTTAGATGCCATTATCTCTTTTGCGGAGCAATTAAATGAGTTGGATACAACAAATGTAGAGCCGACATCACATGTTTTAAATATGAAGAATATTATGCGCGAGGATAAAGCTCAGCCAGGATTGCCGCAGGAGGAAGTATTGAAAAATGCTCCAGACCATGAAGGCGGACAAATCCGCGTGCCGTCGATAATTGAGTAG
- the gatA gene encoding Asp-tRNA(Asn)/Glu-tRNA(Gln) amidotransferase subunit GatA yields the protein MTLFNYKLTELHDLLHKKEISIPDLVEESYKRIEEVEDKVQAFITLNEEQARKQAEALQAKISTDEAKGLLFGMPIGIKDNIVTKGLRTTSGSQMLNNFDPIYDATVMEKLHAAQTITIGKLNMDEFAMGSSTENSGYHKTYNPWNLDCVPGGSSGGSAAAVAAGEVPFSLGSDTGGSIRQPAAFCGVVGLKPTYGRVSRYGLIAFASSLDQIGPITRNVEDNAYLLEAISGLDPHDSTSADVAVDSYAQALTGDVKGLRIAVPKEYLGEGVSDDVRQSVLEALKVLEGMGATWEEVSLPHSKYGVATYYLLASSEASSNLARFDGIRYGYRTENAENLIDLYKKTRAEGFGDEVKRRIMLGTFALSSGYYDAYYKKAQKVRTLIKKDFEDILEQYDVIIGPTAPTPAFKIGENIDDPLTMYANDILTIPVNLSGVPAISVPCGFSGGMPLGLQIIGKHFDEKTVYRVAHAFEQETDFHQKKPTL from the coding sequence ATGACATTATTTAATTACAAGCTGACAGAGCTTCATGATCTTTTACATAAAAAAGAAATCTCCATCCCAGATCTAGTGGAGGAATCCTACAAAAGAATTGAAGAAGTGGAAGACAAGGTTCAAGCGTTCATTACTTTAAATGAAGAGCAAGCACGCAAACAAGCGGAAGCGCTGCAAGCCAAAATCAGCACCGATGAGGCGAAAGGGCTTTTGTTCGGCATGCCGATTGGAATTAAAGACAATATCGTCACCAAAGGATTGCGGACAACAAGCGGAAGCCAAATGCTGAATAATTTTGATCCGATTTATGATGCGACGGTCATGGAGAAACTTCATGCCGCGCAAACCATTACGATCGGAAAATTAAATATGGACGAGTTTGCGATGGGCTCGTCTACGGAAAATTCCGGATACCATAAAACGTATAACCCTTGGAATTTGGACTGCGTGCCGGGCGGTTCCTCAGGCGGATCTGCGGCAGCTGTAGCCGCAGGAGAAGTGCCGTTTTCTTTAGGATCTGATACAGGCGGCTCCATTCGCCAGCCAGCTGCCTTCTGCGGAGTAGTTGGATTAAAGCCTACATACGGCCGGGTCTCCCGTTACGGATTGATTGCCTTTGCTTCTTCGTTAGATCAAATTGGGCCGATCACCCGCAACGTGGAGGATAACGCCTATTTATTAGAAGCGATTTCAGGATTGGATCCTCACGATTCCACTTCAGCTGATGTCGCTGTTGATTCTTATGCACAAGCGCTGACCGGCGATGTGAAAGGACTGCGGATTGCTGTACCGAAGGAATATCTGGGAGAAGGCGTTTCGGACGATGTGCGCCAATCCGTTTTAGAGGCGCTGAAGGTGTTAGAAGGCATGGGAGCCACATGGGAAGAAGTATCACTTCCGCATTCTAAATATGGTGTAGCCACTTATTATTTGCTCGCCTCATCAGAAGCCTCCTCCAACCTGGCTCGCTTCGACGGCATCCGTTACGGTTATCGCACGGAAAATGCAGAGAATTTAATCGATCTCTATAAAAAAACTCGTGCAGAAGGGTTTGGCGATGAAGTGAAGCGCCGGATTATGCTCGGTACATTCGCTTTAAGCTCCGGTTATTATGACGCCTATTACAAAAAAGCCCAAAAAGTACGTACATTAATTAAAAAAGACTTTGAAGATATTTTAGAACAATACGATGTGATCATTGGGCCAACCGCGCCGACGCCAGCTTTCAAAATCGGCGAAAACATTGATGACCCATTAACGATGTATGCCAATGATATCTTGACCATTCCGGTAAATCTTTCCGGCGTTCCGGCTATTTCCGTACCATGCGGATTCTCTGGCGGCATGCCGCTCGGTCTGCAAATCATCGGAAAGCATTTTGATGAAAAGACGGTCTATCGCGTGGCTCATGCCTTTGAACAGGAAACAGACTTTCATCAGAAAAAACCAACATTGTAA
- the gatB gene encoding Asp-tRNA(Asn)/Glu-tRNA(Gln) amidotransferase subunit GatB, which yields MNFETVIGLEVHVELKTESKIFSSAPAHFGAEPNTNTTVVDLGYPGVLPVVNRRVVEFAMKAAMALNCEIASITKFDRKNYFYPDNPKAYQISQFDKPIGENGWIEIEVGGKKKKIGITRIHMEEDAGKLTHTGNGYSLCDFNRQGTPLIEIVSEPDIRSAEEAYAYLEKLKSIIQYTEVSDCKMEEGSLRCDANISLRPFGQAEFGTKTELKNLNSFNFVRKGLEYEEKRQADVLLSGGVIEQETRRFDEASGKTLLMRVKEGSDDYRYFPEPDLVDIHIDEEWKERVRASIPELPDERKERYMNELGLPAHDAKVLTITKEMADFFEATVDAGADAKLASNWLMGEVSAYLNAEAKELNECALTPESLAGMIRLIEKGTISSKIAKKVFKELIENGGDAEKIVKEKGLVQISDEGALMKYVTEALDANPQSVEDFKNGKSKAIGFLVGQIMKATKGQANPAVLNKLLMEEIKKR from the coding sequence ATGAACTTTGAAACGGTCATTGGATTAGAAGTCCATGTAGAGCTTAAAACAGAATCAAAAATCTTTTCTTCGGCGCCGGCTCACTTCGGTGCTGAACCTAATACAAATACAACAGTGGTCGACTTAGGTTATCCAGGCGTGCTGCCCGTAGTCAATCGGCGCGTCGTGGAATTTGCGATGAAAGCGGCAATGGCATTAAACTGTGAGATTGCTTCTATTACTAAATTTGACCGCAAAAACTACTTCTACCCCGATAACCCGAAAGCTTATCAAATTTCGCAATTCGATAAGCCGATTGGCGAGAACGGCTGGATTGAAATAGAAGTCGGCGGTAAAAAGAAAAAAATCGGCATTACGCGCATTCATATGGAAGAAGATGCCGGTAAATTAACGCACACAGGAAACGGCTATTCTTTGTGTGACTTTAACCGCCAAGGAACACCGCTTATTGAAATCGTATCAGAGCCGGACATTCGCTCTGCGGAAGAAGCTTATGCTTATTTAGAAAAGCTGAAGTCTATTATTCAGTACACAGAAGTGTCTGATTGTAAAATGGAGGAAGGTTCTCTTCGCTGTGACGCCAACATTTCATTGCGTCCGTTCGGACAAGCGGAGTTCGGTACGAAAACGGAGCTAAAGAACCTCAATTCATTTAACTTCGTTCGCAAAGGCTTGGAATATGAAGAAAAGCGGCAAGCGGATGTATTATTATCCGGCGGTGTGATTGAACAGGAAACACGCCGTTTTGATGAAGCGTCAGGAAAAACGTTATTAATGCGCGTTAAAGAAGGCTCTGATGATTATCGCTATTTCCCCGAACCGGATCTGGTGGATATCCATATTGATGAGGAGTGGAAAGAGCGGGTGCGCGCTTCCATTCCAGAGCTTCCGGATGAGCGCAAAGAACGCTATATGAATGAGCTTGGCTTGCCGGCCCACGATGCCAAGGTGCTGACCATTACGAAAGAAATGGCGGACTTTTTTGAGGCAACAGTTGACGCAGGCGCAGACGCGAAGCTTGCATCTAACTGGTTAATGGGAGAAGTGTCGGCTTATCTGAACGCCGAAGCCAAGGAATTGAATGAATGCGCCTTGACACCGGAAAGCTTAGCCGGAATGATCCGCTTAATTGAAAAAGGAACGATTTCTTCGAAAATCGCCAAAAAAGTATTTAAAGAGCTCATTGAAAATGGCGGAGATGCTGAGAAAATCGTGAAAGAAAAAGGGCTAGTCCAAATTTCGGATGAAGGCGCCCTGATGAAATATGTAACGGAAGCATTAGATGCCAATCCGCAATCCGTTGAAGATTTTAAAAACGGAAAAAGCAAGGCCATCGGCTTCTTAGTCGGCCAAATCATGAAAGCGACTAAAGGACAAGCAAACCCAGCTGTTCTGAACAAGCTATTAATGGAAGAAATCAAAAAGCGCTAG
- a CDS encoding alpha/beta hydrolase, producing MKEQYRVIPGAEAFYFEGNEIGIILSHGFMGTPQSVKYIGKGLAAKGFTVLAPRLKGHGTHPLDMEKCRYEDWYESFQQAYGTLKAQEKQVFVLGQSMGGTLALKLASEYQDIAGIITINAALALPSFDYLKSTPAPRFIDEGPADIKAADVQEITYDQAPVRAIRELQRLMVEVPGCFSQVTAPALCIKSFIDHVVPPESTVYIYQSIASKNKSLVTLPNSYHVASMDHDKDLIIEQAASFILEHASVQPRATAQ from the coding sequence ATGAAAGAACAGTATCGTGTGATACCTGGTGCTGAAGCGTTTTATTTTGAAGGTAATGAAATAGGTATTATACTTTCACATGGCTTTATGGGAACCCCGCAAAGTGTGAAATACATTGGGAAAGGTCTGGCGGCCAAAGGGTTTACTGTTTTAGCTCCACGGCTCAAAGGGCATGGCACGCATCCTCTCGATATGGAAAAATGCCGCTATGAAGATTGGTACGAAAGCTTTCAGCAAGCTTATGGCACGCTGAAAGCCCAAGAGAAGCAAGTGTTTGTATTGGGCCAATCGATGGGAGGCACACTAGCTCTTAAATTGGCTTCTGAATATCAGGATATCGCGGGGATCATCACGATCAATGCAGCTTTGGCACTTCCGTCCTTTGATTATTTGAAGTCAACGCCAGCCCCGCGATTTATTGATGAGGGACCGGCGGATATTAAAGCTGCGGACGTTCAGGAAATCACCTATGATCAAGCGCCTGTACGTGCTATTCGTGAATTGCAAAGATTAATGGTCGAAGTGCCGGGCTGTTTCTCTCAAGTCACTGCCCCTGCGCTCTGTATCAAATCCTTCATTGATCATGTGGTCCCTCCAGAGAGCACGGTGTACATTTATCAATCGATTGCTTCTAAAAACAAAAGCCTCGTAACATTGCCGAATTCCTATCATGTTGCTTCAATGGATCATGATAAGGATTTGATCATCGAGCAAGCGGCGAGCTTTATTCTGGAGCATGCATCGGTGCAGCCGCGCGCGACGGCACAATGA
- a CDS encoding acetylornithine transaminase — MSHLFPTYKRWDVTPQAAKGAWLTDVSGRKYLDFTSGIGVCNLGHVNDQVKAAVEQQLNQFWHTSNLFQSELQEEVAKQLADASGLDLVFFANSGAEANEAAIKLARKATGRSKIITFISSFHGRTFATMAATGQDKIKSGFGPMLPTFEYVPLHDLEALRCALDDDTAGLLFEVIQGEGGIHAAEDEFLQAAAELVQQNGSLIIVDEVQTGIGRTGKAFAFQHAGLDPDIVSTAKGIANGLPLGAIIGKKELASAFSPGSHGSTFGGNPVSLAAAKVTLQTVFEETFLQQVAAKGKQLAAALNSELSLMPQVKKIKGKGLMIGIELTEEAAPYVAAIRERGLLLLTAGTHVLRLLPPLTVSDNEIKQAAAIIAAAFRAP, encoded by the coding sequence ATGAGCCACTTATTCCCAACCTACAAACGCTGGGACGTGACCCCGCAAGCGGCTAAAGGGGCGTGGCTGACAGATGTCAGCGGAAGAAAATATTTGGATTTCACCTCCGGCATCGGCGTCTGCAATCTTGGCCATGTCAACGATCAAGTCAAAGCAGCCGTCGAACAGCAGCTGAATCAGTTTTGGCACACTTCGAATTTATTCCAAAGCGAACTGCAGGAAGAAGTGGCTAAACAGCTGGCTGATGCCTCTGGCCTGGACCTTGTTTTTTTCGCCAACAGCGGTGCGGAAGCAAATGAAGCAGCCATTAAGCTGGCGCGCAAAGCAACCGGGAGAAGCAAAATAATTACGTTTATCAGCTCATTTCACGGCCGGACATTTGCCACTATGGCTGCGACAGGACAGGATAAGATCAAATCAGGATTCGGCCCGATGCTGCCTACCTTTGAATATGTGCCTTTACATGATTTAGAAGCGCTCCGATGCGCATTGGATGACGACACAGCGGGACTTCTATTTGAAGTCATTCAAGGAGAAGGAGGCATCCATGCGGCGGAAGATGAATTTTTGCAAGCAGCTGCGGAACTCGTCCAGCAAAATGGTTCCTTGATTATTGTAGACGAAGTGCAAACCGGCATTGGCCGAACTGGGAAAGCTTTCGCTTTCCAGCATGCGGGATTAGATCCTGATATCGTCTCCACCGCCAAAGGCATCGCCAACGGTTTGCCCCTCGGAGCCATCATCGGCAAAAAGGAACTGGCGAGCGCTTTCTCACCAGGTTCACACGGTTCCACTTTCGGCGGCAACCCTGTGTCTCTCGCTGCAGCGAAAGTTACGCTGCAAACTGTTTTTGAAGAAACATTTTTGCAGCAAGTAGCAGCAAAAGGGAAACAGTTGGCCGCTGCGCTGAATTCGGAGCTTTCCCTCATGCCGCAAGTAAAGAAAATAAAAGGAAAAGGGCTCATGATTGGCATTGAGCTGACCGAAGAAGCCGCCCCTTATGTAGCCGCAATCCGTGAGCGGGGGCTTCTGCTGCTAACGGCGGGCACACACGTCCTGCGCCTGCTTCCGCCGCTTACGGTTTCCGATAACGAAATCAAACAGGCCGCTGCCATTATAGCCGCCGCATTCCGCGCGCCATAG
- the argB gene encoding acetylglutamate kinase produces MKTIVVKCGGSVLNELDDAFFASMKELSESGHAIVFVHGGGPEINAMLEALQVESEFKNGLRVTSEQVLQTAELALAGSLNRKLVRMLEAHGIAAIGVNSSDNALLEADFINQEELGFVGDVTKVNSTFIRLLCSQKLMPVLTPLASGPNGAVLNVNADHAACAVANALNADHFLIVTDVDGVLQEGKLLSQLTEQETKALITNGVIQGGMIPKVQSALKALTHHAGDVHIVSGKKSFYQNGQWYGTKFMKEKVIL; encoded by the coding sequence ATGAAAACCATTGTTGTCAAATGCGGCGGAAGTGTCCTGAATGAGTTAGATGACGCTTTCTTTGCCAGCATGAAAGAATTATCGGAAAGCGGACATGCGATTGTATTTGTTCACGGAGGCGGCCCCGAGATTAATGCGATGCTTGAGGCTCTGCAAGTTGAGAGCGAATTTAAAAACGGCTTGCGCGTCACATCGGAACAAGTGCTGCAAACAGCTGAACTGGCCCTTGCCGGCAGCTTAAACCGCAAGCTGGTCCGCATGCTTGAAGCGCATGGAATCGCGGCAATTGGCGTCAATTCCAGCGACAACGCCCTGCTCGAAGCGGACTTCATCAATCAAGAAGAGCTTGGGTTTGTCGGCGATGTCACGAAAGTCAACAGCACCTTTATCCGGCTGCTGTGCAGCCAGAAGCTGATGCCCGTCCTTACTCCGCTGGCATCCGGTCCTAATGGCGCCGTGTTAAATGTGAATGCTGATCATGCTGCCTGCGCGGTTGCCAACGCCTTGAATGCCGACCATTTTCTAATCGTCACAGATGTAGATGGAGTCTTACAGGAGGGGAAACTGCTTTCTCAGCTAACGGAACAAGAAACGAAAGCACTGATCACCAACGGAGTGATTCAGGGCGGAATGATTCCGAAAGTCCAATCTGCCTTAAAAGCCTTAACCCATCACGCTGGTGACGTGCATATCGTTTCCGGGAAAAAATCTTTTTATCAGAATGGACAGTGGTATGGAACAAAGTTTATGAAAGAGAAGGTGATCCTATGA